A window of Ruminiclostridium herbifermentans genomic DNA:
CCTTGTAGCTAGTATATTATTGTTCTTCTGCATTAGCCTCTTAACAATTTCTACAACCTGACTACTTGTTTTACCTTCACAATAAATAACCTCTGGATATCCATTTCTAATGGTTCTGTGATGATCAACCTTAGCAAAGCCCAAATCCTCATAAGGCAGAGCCTTTATCTCCTTGTATGCCTGTTCTACCTCAACAGAGCCATTTTTCACATCCTCAAGCAGCTTCTTTAGCTCCTTTGAATTCATACTAACCTCCACGCCAACTAAAGTACTGAATTAATAGTTCAGTGCTCGTGGCGGTACGCAATTAATTTGGTAAATTCTCTATCATACTTTCAAAAATTCTTTTTGTTTTGGAAACTAGAAAATGCTCCATGTAGGCAGAAATTTTACTTCTATTTCTAGCCGCTAACCTCCACGCCAACCATAGCACTATGCCTTACCTTCTTTTTTGTCCATTGAAAGATACGCATTTATAAAGCCATCGAGGTCTCCGTCCATAACTGCATCAACATTTCCATTTTCATAATTAGTACGATGGTCTTTTACTAGTGTATATGGACAAAAAACGTAAGAGCGTATTTGGCTTCCCCAAGCAATATCCATTTGAACGCCCTTTAAATCCTCAATTTTTTCCTTCTGCTCTCGTTCCTTTATATCAAAAAGCTTTGCTTTAAGCATTTTCATTGCAGTTTCTTTATTTTGAAATTGAGAGCGCTGTGTTTGACATGCAACAACAACACCTGTTGGAATATGAGTAAGTCTAACAGCAGAACTGGTTTTATTAATATGCTGTCCTCCAGCTCCACTAGCTCTATAAACATCCATTTTAATATCTTCAGGATTAATATCAATTTCAATTGATTCATCAATTTCTGGCATAACATCTAAAGATGCAAAGGAAGTATGTCTTCTTCCAGACGCATCAAAGGGAGAAATTCTAACTAATCGGTGAACTCCTTTTTCCGACTTCATATATCCATAAGCATTTTCGCCAATAATTTGTAATGTTACACTTTTTATTCCTGCTTCATCGCCATCAAGGTAATCTAAAATTTCAACCTGATAGCCTTTATTTTCTGCCCATCTCGTAAACATTCTGAGCAGCATCTGTACCCAATCCTGCGCTTCTGTTCCACCTGCTCCTGCATGAAGTGTTAAAATAGCGTTATTTTTGTCATATGGGCCGGTAAGAAGAGTTTCTAATCTAAGTGTTTCAAGACGCTTTTTTACTTTTTGGAGCCCTTCTCCAACTTCAGGAATAATACTCTCATCCTGCTCCTCTAAACCCATGTCAGATAATGTAAGCAAATCCTCCCAAAGAGAACTTATTTCTTCAAAATTATCAATTTTTGATTTCAAGGTTTTTATTCTCTGTAATATCTTCTGAGATTTTTCCATGTCATTCCAAAAATCTGGCTCAGAAGCTTTATGCTCTAACTCCACTATCTCATCGTTTAATCTAGCGATGTCAAAGTGAAGCCCTCATTTCATCTAAATTGCTTTTCAGACCCAGTAGTTCTAGTCTGTATTGTTCTAACTCAAGCACATAATCATCCCTTTCAAATATTTATTTTATTATTAATGCCTAAATTCAAAATGAAATTCTTATTCTTAATGTTTTCTTTTATTTATTTCTTTCAGTTATTTCTTTCAATTATAGAATAATTTACAGAATAAATTTCACTAGAATCAGCAGCCTTTATGGAGACGAGAAATTATCTCACCGTCTGAAAACCAAATAAGTATTCACCACTAATAGAAGTAAGTAAATTATCTTGCCGCTTTATATTCCTATTATAGCTAACATTAAGTATTTTTTCATCCATTCAAAATTTATTTCATGCTAAATTTACTTATTTAAAATAAACCTTTCAATTGCCAAAGCTACACCATCATCATTATTAGAAGCTGTAACATACTGGGCTGCTTCCTTGGCAAAATCTTCACCATTTTCCATTGCAACACTCAAGCCTGCATATTTGAACATTGATATATCGTTCTCATTGTCACCTATAGCAATCATTTCAGAAGGCGGAATATTCAAATACTCTGACAACCTCTTTAAAGCATCACCTTTATTAACACCTTTTTGCAACACCTCAAAATTGTCATAGTTTGAGCTCATAACATCAACATCTTTTAATTGCTCTATTTCATATCTGGCTATTTTAAGCAGTTCTCTATTATCAGAAACTGCCACAAATTTAAGCACCTTTCCAGATATACTTTTAAGCTTGGCGGCCATATCCTTGACTACCTCAATATCAACTCTGTCTTCTTCTGGCAGTGTTTTATTTTTTTCAAAATATTTAAGAGAGGTAAAAGCCAACTTTTCAGTATACATTGTATCACCAGCATAAACATGAAAATACAAATCATGCTTATGAAATATATCATTTATCCTTAGACAAGCTTCAGTATGTAAATAATTTGAGTAAATAATTCTTCCATCTATTTTTTCAGTAATAACGGCTCCATTGCATGCAATTATTGGATCCTTTGAGCCAATCTGTTTTGCATATAGCCTTGCACCAGAGTAAACTCTTCCTGAACAAATTACAATCTTTACTCCCTTCTCAATAGCTGAAGCAATTGCTTTTTTATTCCTGGCAGAAATCTCTTTTGTTGAGTCCAGCAATGTTCCATCTAAATCTATTGCCACTAATTTGTACATTTATTCCTCCAAACATGCCTAAATGCAAATAATAATTAACACTATATAAATATATCTTGATGAACTTTTTACATGTTAACAACAAACATAAATATTTATACCTGCAAGCTTCTTTCTTCCTCAATAGTTGTTGTAAGAAGCCGCCGGGGAAATACAATCACAAACACAACAGAACACACTAGTTGATGTTAAATGGTTCTTTGCTTATCTTTTAGCCAAACTATCTGAAAAAGCTTTAATTCTCCGCATAGCTTCATTTATGTTTTCCATTGATGCAGCGTAACATGCACGTACATATCCTTCTCCACATTTTCCAAATGCAGTTCCAGGTACAACAAGCACTTTATACTCAACAAGAAGTCTCTCGCAAAATTCCTCAGAACTTAGTCCAGAACTTTTTATACATGGGAAAACATAAAAAGCTCCTTTGGGTTCAAAGCATGAAAAACCAGCTTTTCTAAAGCCATCTATTGTAACCCTTCTTCTTCTGTTATATTCTTTCCCCATCATCTTTACATCTTCGTCACTATTCCTTAATGCTTCTATAGCAGCATCCTGTGCCACAGTTGGAGCACACATTATTGCATACTGATGAATTTTTTTCATCTCATTTATAACATCTTTATGCCCACATGCATAGCCCAAACGCCATCCTGTCATTGCATAGGATTTTGAAAATCCATTAATAACAATAGTACGGTCTCTCATCTCAGGAAAGCTTGCAATAGATGTGTGCTGACCTTCGTATGTCAGTTCACAATAAATCTCATCTGATATAACAACAATGTTTTTATCTCTCAGAACCTTGACAAGCTCATAAAGTTCATCCTTAGTCATTATTGCGCCTGTAGGATTATTAGGAAACGGAATTATTAGCACCTTTGTTTTATCGGTAATTGCCGCCTCCAACTCACCTGCAGTAAGTTTAAAGTTATTTTCTTCTTTTAGTGAAATGGTAACTGGGGTTGCCCCTGTAAATTGTGTACAGCCTTGGTATGCTACGAAACTTGGCTCTGGTATAATAACCTCATCTCCTGGCCCAACGAGAGCCCTTAAAGCAGCATCTATTCCTTCACTTCCACCTACTGTAACTAAAATTTCATCAACAGGATTGTAATCAAGTGAAAACTTCTTCAAGTACTTGCTTATTTCTTCTCTAAGTTCAATAAAGCCTGCATTTGAGGAATAATTTGTATGCCCATTTTCTAATGAATATATACCTGCTTCTCTAATATTCCATGGCGTAATGAAATCAGGCTCTCCAACACCTAATGAAATAGCATCCTTCATTTCATTAATCAAATCAAAATATTTTCTTATACCAGATGGAGGCACATTTTTAATTCTATCTAATATCATATCCTTCATTATCATATAAATATCGGCTCCCTTCTGTCCGTTGGTTTCTCTTCAAAAATAATACCTTTATCTTTGAATTTTTTCAGTACAAAATGTGTTGATGTGCTGAGAACTGATTCTAATGGTGCCAACTTTTCAGAAACAAACAAAGCCACCTCTTTCATTGTTTTCCCCTCAATGATAACAGTCAAATCAAAGCCTCCAGACATCAAATAACATGCTGTAACTTCGGGATATTTGTAGATTCTGTCTGCAATCTTATCAAAGCCCAGACCTCTCTGTGGTGTAACCTTTACTTCAATAAGAGCAGTAACCTTTTCCCTTTCTGTTTTGTCCCAATTTATTAAAGTACTGTAACCAACAATAACATTTTCTGCTTCGTATTTTTTTATAGCAGCCTCTATCTCTTCTACAGGCTTTCCTAGCATTACTGCAATCTCAGCAGCAGTCGTCTTACTATTTTTTTCTAATATTTCTAAAATCTCATCCATTATCCATCTCTCCCTTTCTGCTTAATCACAAAATTAATAGCATAAAAAATTATAACAAAAAAACCTTAGTCCTCCTAAACAGGGACGAAGGTTTCCGCGGTACCACCCTAATTAATGCATATGCATTCTCTCAACAATAATGCGACATTAAATAATGCTTACATTACTCGCCTGTAACGTGGCGTGACGTTTTTCTCTACTAAGGAATTTTTTTGGGAATTATTTATTCGGAATTGACTACCCGAATTTAAATATCCGAATTTGATTATCCGTTCGAAAAAACTGCTCCTAGGCTGCATTCAATAAAAATCAGTATCGGCTTTCCACCAAGAGCAACATCCACAAAAACTCTTTAACCGACTCTCTAAAACTGATTACTTATTTACTCTTCCTATTCACTGCATTTACCAATGTAATATGTCTTACAATGAACTATAATGTAAAACTGATACATTAACTATCAATATATAATATTATTTTGAATCAAATTGATTACAAAAATTACAAAACTATTATGTAAATTATAAATTAGTTTGCTTAATTATTCAAGTATTATTCTTCTTTCAAATGTATTTATTGTTATTCTTTATTATATTCCTTTCGTAGCTTTCAGACTAATAATAATTTAACTTAGTCGATGGGGATTTCAACCTTATTAATGTTTTTTCCATAATATTTATAAAATGTTATTTTGCAGTAAACAAACATGATATATGGCTAACACCACAATCAATGAAATAGGTTTAATTGTGGTGCAATAAAGGTGCCGTTAAAGGTCGTAAGTGGATTGGTGATGCCAATTCCATGCAGCACTGCTCCAAATATATGTTTTCAATGTAGCCTCTTCTGCAACAATTTCGAGCCTGCTGATATTGTTCCCCATATCTCTTTTATTCTTCAATAATATTTGAAAGCTCACCCTCATATTTTTTTAGCTTGTCCACAACCTCATATTTTAATCCCTTAAGTTCCTGTTTAATATCCACCAGCTTTTCTTTTTCCTCTTCCACCTGCTGTTCAAGCCTTTTCTTTTCATCAATTGCTTGTCGTCTAGCTTCATCTATTATAGCTTCTGCCTTCTCCTGAGCTGTAATTATAGCATCTGCTATCTTCTTTCTGTCTTCCTGCAATTGATTGATATTTGCATTAAGTTCATCATATTTACTCTTTATATCTCGGTACTGTGCCTTGATATCAGCAATTTCTTTCTCTTTATGTCTTATCTTTTCCTCATATTCTCTGTTCATCTTTTCTAAATAAGAATTAACGTCTCTCTTCTTAAATCCGAAAAGAGATGTGGAAAATATCTTCTCACCTGCCATATTAACCTCCTACGCCCCATTTAGTCTAAAAATTTATTAAACACCTCAGTAGAAAATCTCTGCTTTTTGATGTACAACATTTTCAGCACATTCAAAATACATCATTAAGCCATTTGTCTCTTATACTCTTTATATGTCCATATGTCCTACATCAGAATACATCGTTTAGCCATTTGTGATTTCAGTTCTCAGAAATACACCTTTTTCACAAAATATTTCTCGAAAATCAAATCAAAGAGAATAACAAATGTACGAAATATAAACCTCTCATTTTGAAAGCTTACCTCCACTTTCACCTCTTTAGTAAAAGTATATTTAATATAAGCTGCTGCTAATTTCTTTCTGCTATATCCTATTCATAAGTTTTACTACAAATCACACTATAGGAATGCTTATTGAACAGAAAGTGTATTTTACTGCTGCATTCAACATTTTGCTAATTGCAAGCCACACACTATCAGTTTATATAGTTGGCATATCATATGTTCTGCATCACTCTTTATACAAGAAACTGCAATCAAAAATCTGAAATCTAAAATGCCAAATTTAACAATCATTTAGAAGAATTTATTGAAATAACGCTTTTCTAGTTTATTATATTATATCACTCTTAATTACATTTTTGTATAATATTATCATTATTAACAATTAATTAAATCTTTTATATTTATACTAATATCTCATAAGATAGTTTAGGATCAAACCTTAATAATTATCAGCTGAAGGACAAAATATCCGCAAATAAAAATTTTATTATATACTTATACGTACAGAACATTACTCACCGGAGAGTTAATTGAGTTACTCACCTTCTCTAAATCCACATTGTTTGCTTTGCTGCACCCATTTAAAATAAAAATGAAAAATAAAATAATACAAAATAATTTTCTCGTTGCTTTCACGCTTTAACAACCTTCCATAATTTACAATATTTTCAATTATATAACATAGATTATTATATCTTGATTACATAAACTAATCAATTATATCCATAAACCAGCAACATAAAGTATCATTTATAATGCTAATGACAGAGATAAAATGCAGAAATATTTTATATATAGCGGCAGCAAAATAACTTTTTATACGCTTCAAATTAATACTTGGAGTAAATAAATATAAACTGGACAGAAGAATATTTTAATCCATGAATATAGCAAATTATTTATATTGTATTTCCTTTTTACATATTGTAATATGTAATATATAAATCTTTAATCATAAAAGGAGCTTTCTTGAAAACACATCTTTGGGGTAGTTTTATCTAGATTAATCTTTATTATTATCCTTAAAATCACTCCTAAATATCATTCTAATCAATTATTGAATAAAAACTATATAAATATTGTTATAAATTTGCAGCTATTGTATAATATGTAATAAATACATTTTTTAAGCAAAGGAGAAAATGCGAATGAAAAAACTAATTTGTTTTATTGTAACTGCCTTATTATTATTTTCAAGCTTATCCTTGCCATATTCGGTGGTAAATGCTGAAACTACCGGAGAAGAAACAATCACATGGCAGAAGTACACCCATTACCTCTTAGATCAGGCATATTCCGGTACATATTTAAACGGTGCACTTTCCAACGATCATATAATAATTGACGGAAATAAAATGACCTTTTATGGTTACGGTAAACCACAATATGTAGATTATTTGTTTATGGCATATGATAAAAGCAATAAAAAAACTTTCTCTTTTAATCTTAGCGAAAATGGAATCAATTATCACAGCATGTATGGAGGCGGATATTTGTTTAATGGAAAAATAGAAAACAATATTCTGACATCATATATGATATTATACGAAGAAGGCGGTATAGGATTATATAAAGTTGGTCCTGTAAATGTTACTAGCCTTAATAACGGTACACATACTATGAGTAGAATTGCTTCATTTACAAAAGTAGGTAAAGATCACAACATTATAATAGAAGTTAATTCAAATACACTTAATTTGTGGGATAATGGTGTACAAAGAATAACTGACTATCAACTAAAAGAAGTTATAGGCAATGGTTTTGGACCAATAGCTGTTTATAAAAGCCATGACTGCAGTATTTTATCATACTTTACTTTTAGTGATTTTAAAATGGAAATAGAAGGAGAAGTAGTTGTTATTATTCCTATTCCTGAATTTACTAATGTAGAAGCAAATATCCCATACCAAATCGATCTATCATGGTCAGATATTGATGAAGCAACAAGCTATGATCTAGAAATTGACGACAAAGTTGTTAATGTTGGTAAAGTAACAGATTATTCACACCTCAATTTATTACCTGGTACTACCCATAAATATAGAGTTCGTGCCATCACTCCATTAGGAATAGGAGAATGGAGCGAAGAAGAATATGCTACTGTTTATAAAAATCCTAATGCATGGACTAAAATGAGTGACATGTTTATTCCTAAAACTAGTGCTGCTTCAGTGAATGTAAACAACAAAATCTATGTTTTAGGAGGAATAACTAAAGGTAATATAGCTACTAAATCCATAGAAATATATGATCCTCTTACTAACTCATGGACAAAATCAAATGATATGACTGGTGAACGACATGGAATGGCTGCCGCTTCAATTGGTGAAAAAATATATGTATTTGGAGGAAAGACTGGTACAAATGTTCTTGCTACTAGTGAAGTGTATGATACTAAAACAGGAACTTGGACTACTTTGCCTAACATGCCAACACCTAGATTTAACACAGCAGCCATTTCAGTAAATGGTAAAATATATGTAATTGGCGGTTATAATGGCAATAAGTATATAGATGCAGTAGAAGAATATGATCCTGCAACAAATCAATGGACTGTAAAACAAAAAATGCCTACTAAAAGAAGTATACATGAACTAGCAGCTATTGATAACACCATATATGTAATTGGTGGCTATAATGGCAACTACTTGAATATTGTAGAGGCTTATAATATCAGCGAAGATCTTTGGGTGCAAAAACAAAGCATGAACACTGCAAGACGCAGCCTTGGTGTTGAGGTTGTAGGTGGTATGATATATGCTGTTGGTGGAATTAACCAAAGTGGAGAACTTAAAAAATTAGAAGTTTATGATCCAACAACCGATACTTGGACAGATAAACTTGATATGCCTACTCCACGAGGCTATTTAACTTTTACATCTGCATATGATTTAATTTTCTCAATTGGTGGAACATTACAAGGAATCCCATCTTCAGCTGTAGAAATGTATGAAACACCATTTTAATAACTTTATATTAACCACACATAGAAAGTAAAGCCAATTCTATGTAGATTAAAAGAACCTGTTACTAGCAAAAGTCAAAAAGACACATACTAGTAACAGGTTCAAGCTATTTATTACCGATGCTTTTTACATTACCATCTTTGCCTCGCCGAAAGTGAAAAAATATTACTTTATACCCTTTATAAATGGGTCCTTTTGTTATTTAAGCTTAGCATCCGCCCTAATATCTCGTTATTACTATATACTTATCATTACTTTGTAATAAATTCATTAGGTATATAATTTTTTACGATTTTTTCTTTTTTGGCTTACCAACGGCTAGTTGTAAATTACCATCATCAGAGCCAATAAATAGTTTATGTGTATCAGTGGTAAAACCAAGTTCACCAACTTCTAATTGGTAATCAAACAGTTCAGATTCAGTTCCTCTTCTTATACATATCAAGGTGCTGTTCTGTTTACCTTTATTTGTCATATTAGAATGTGCCTCCATCAATTACTCCTACTGATAGTGAATACCCATTATCTTCATCAAACACAATAGAAGTATTGTCAATTTTAACACTAACACCATTAATATCTGCAATAATACCATGATGTGCCTTCACTGACACTTCTTTTTCACTTACTGTTATACCATTTCCTTCACCTACTGCCAGAGTTATGACATCACCAGAACCTCCACCAATAAGTCCTCCCTGTGTTTCAATTGTCTGATTAGCTCCGCCAGTTACAACCCAAGTACCGGAAAGGTTATATGTGTAGTTTTTATTTTCATCTTCAACATATACTGCCCAACCTGTCAATGGAGTAAAGAAATCCCAACCTGAGCCATTCCAATCAGCTATTTGTCCTTCTTTACCACTAAATATGCCTTCTGCATCAGCAGGTATTAGATATCTGTCATGAAGCTGAGGATTTTCTGGAACAGACTTAACCTCCTTGCTCTTTACACTGTCCTGCCAGTCCAATCCCCTAATTGCATTAAATATCTCAAGTTTTATTTTCGCTGCTGACCAAAGTTCGTCATTCCCTGCTCCTGCATCATTAATTTTTCTATGTATCTCAGGATTATCAATGTGCTCTTTGATTTCAGCGGCAGTTTTAACATTTATACCATCTGATACTTTGTACACATGTCCATCTATAATATCTTCTGATTTTACCTTTTTGTAATTAACACCGTCAGCAATATCATCCAGCGTACCATTAAGTTCTTTTAAGGATTCTACACTAATTTTATGCCATACTTTTCCATCATCAAAATAAAGTACGCCTTCTCCTTCTCCTGACTCTACAAAGTAAAATCTACCACGTGTGGATGCTTCGGGTCTCTCTGCCAATGTACCCATCATAACTCCACCAACTAAGTGGTTTGTTACACCATCACCAATAAATACTTCTTTGGTGTCTGTACAAAAACCCAATTCCGCCATCTCTAAAGCGCCATAGTTAATAAATTCACTTTTTGTACCTCTTCTGATTCTGATTGTTTGTGTCATTGTAAATTCCTCCTAATAATGTATATTTTGTAAGGCAATAATAAAAGTCAGAAGCTTTTGCATAAGACTTAAAACTCATACTTAGCTACTTTAAAAGTATAATAAGCTATTTTCTTTATCTAACCTTCTAAAGTTCTAGTTAATTTTAAATTTAAAATAGCATTTGCAGTCGACCTCTTATTGACTTACATAATACATGTAAAAATGGAAATAGGATTTACAATCATTTTATGAAAATTTTATCATTTTTAGTTTATATTATAATTTAATAGAAATTTTAACAATAATTGTTTGAATAGTTTAGAAAAATCTTACCTATTGTTAATTTATGAATTATTTTTACAGTAAAAAGCACTCATATTATCAGCTTATAGCTAAAAATATAAGTGCTATCAATTCTAATCACAAACCTAAATATTTATATATACAATAATAAAGAAAAGCAAAAAACTATAACAGCTTATTTATCATATCTGAAAACTCTTCCTTTGATCTAACGCCAACAACCTTTTCTGCCAACTCACCATTTTTGAAAGTTAAAATAGTAGGTATACTCATTATTTTAAATTTTGCTGCCAATTCACCTTGATCATCAACATTTACCTTTGCAATTTGAACCTTACCATCGAAATCTTCTGCTAACTCATCCATTATAGGGCCTACCATTCTGCAAGGTCCGCACCAAGTAGCCCAAAAATCAACAACCACTGGTTTATCAGATTTTAATACTATTTCATCAAAAGTTTCATTAGTTAAATTTATAATTTTACCTGACATAAGTAATTCCTCCAAAATCATTTTATTATATATAAAAACTTAATTTAATAATACCCAATTAAAGAACAAATAAAACACTATGTCTAAAATATATTTATTTCTCAACTTTTAAATTACCACATAAAAATTACTATTGATATGTGAGAATTATCAATGGTTCGTTGTAGAAAAAAAATACCAACAGCGAACTGATTAAATAATACAACCGAACATTATATATTGCTTGCTCCAGAAATTGACGCTGAAATAATTATGGTGCAGAACAAGTTCTTCAGCCGACCGTTTTGCAAAACACCCTGTTTCGTGTTAATATTCACAGCACCTTCAATTTATCAGTATTCTTTTAAAGATGTAATAAACACCTTATTTTCTTCTTTTGAAACCAGTGCACCCTCTAAAATTTCAATGAATTCTCCTCTATATGAAGCCTTTAGACCACTTATAACATTAATTATTTTATTTTCTTCAATATCATTTGTATATATATTTCCATTACCCGATATAATAATATCCTCTACAGCTGTAGCAGCTTTTAAATCAACCTTCGTCCAATTATCAGTTACCTTATCATCATTAATTTTTTGATGATAAATTTGAGTAACCTTTCCTAGTGAATCAAGTATTCCGATATACAAAGAATCATTTAAATCAATACCCAAAACCTTTATCTTGTCAGCATCAATAGGTATTTTGTTTTTTACCTTTTTATTACCATCATAAATATATACTGATTTTTCTTCATTTTGATATACAAGTTTATTAACAAATGAGCACTCTTTTATTATAGCATCTGCTCCCAAATTCATTACATGAGCATATTGGCTCATTACATTAAAACTAACAATCTTTGACTTTGTATCAGATGTCTTTATTTTAGCATAAACTACATTTGTATATTGGGATAGTTCAATATCCATTATCTGGCTCTTGGCAGTTAATCCATCAATTTGAGGATATTGTCGTAAAGTTTCCGAATCAGGCTCGTAGGTGGATATTTCAACTATGCCTTTTTGACCATTCTTTGTATCTGATGAAAATATTACCATATTTCTATCAGGAAGCCATTTAAAATAGGTTATTTTATCATTATCCTTACCTGCAACCTCCCTATCATCTTCTTTATCCACATTGACAATATGAAGTACACCGTCCAATATATACGCGCCATATTCAGCATTATAAGACATACTGATACTTTTAGCATTATCAGGAACCTTAAAATCTCCCGTAAATACAGATTTACTTTTATTGGCTTCTGTTATACTTACAGTTATATCTGAATTTAAAAAAACATTATTAATATATAATAACACACAAAATTGAAATATAACCGCTAACAGAATCCATCTATACCACTTAACTAAAGTTTTCACACAATTTCTCCTTCTATGGCATTACCATAAATACTGATGGTACTGATCGTTCACCTAAAGCATCAGAAGGCGTATTTATTACTTTGCCATCGTAATACATGGTTGTTGATGAACCACCATCTAAGTTTGCTGCATTTACAGCACCCTTTTCAAGCAATATGTCCTGAACCTCTTTTAATGTCGCTCCATATGATTTAAGACTTCTTCCGTCAATTACTAAAAACAAGACAGAGCCATCTGCTCTTTGACCAATTGCAGTTCTAGGAGATATTCCCCAGCCTCCATCCCCGCTTTTTATAGTTGGTTTTCCATTAACAATCAATGGAGGACCGAAGCTTATTGCTTCTTTAACATTATATTTTTTCAAATCATTTTGTGAATGTTTTCCTACAATAAGCATTCCATCCTCAGTAAATGCAATTGTATCCCTCTTTGTGGTTTTGTCCTTTGACTCTCCGCTTATATATTTACCTTCACTTATTATATATCCTAATGGAGCAC
This region includes:
- a CDS encoding pyridoxal phosphate-dependent aminotransferase, yielding MIMKDMILDRIKNVPPSGIRKYFDLINEMKDAISLGVGEPDFITPWNIREAGIYSLENGHTNYSSNAGFIELREEISKYLKKFSLDYNPVDEILVTVGGSEGIDAALRALVGPGDEVIIPEPSFVAYQGCTQFTGATPVTISLKEENNFKLTAGELEAAITDKTKVLIIPFPNNPTGAIMTKDELYELVKVLRDKNIVVISDEIYCELTYEGQHTSIASFPEMRDRTIVINGFSKSYAMTGWRLGYACGHKDVINEMKKIHQYAIMCAPTVAQDAAIEALRNSDEDVKMMGKEYNRRRRVTIDGFRKAGFSCFEPKGAFYVFPCIKSSGLSSEEFCERLLVEYKVLVVPGTAFGKCGEGYVRACYAASMENINEAMRRIKAFSDSLAKR
- a CDS encoding Kelch repeat-containing protein; translation: MKKLICFIVTALLLFSSLSLPYSVVNAETTGEETITWQKYTHYLLDQAYSGTYLNGALSNDHIIIDGNKMTFYGYGKPQYVDYLFMAYDKSNKKTFSFNLSENGINYHSMYGGGYLFNGKIENNILTSYMILYEEGGIGLYKVGPVNVTSLNNGTHTMSRIASFTKVGKDHNIIIEVNSNTLNLWDNGVQRITDYQLKEVIGNGFGPIAVYKSHDCSILSYFTFSDFKMEIEGEVVVIIPIPEFTNVEANIPYQIDLSWSDIDEATSYDLEIDDKVVNVGKVTDYSHLNLLPGTTHKYRVRAITPLGIGEWSEEEYATVYKNPNAWTKMSDMFIPKTSAASVNVNNKIYVLGGITKGNIATKSIEIYDPLTNSWTKSNDMTGERHGMAAASIGEKIYVFGGKTGTNVLATSEVYDTKTGTWTTLPNMPTPRFNTAAISVNGKIYVIGGYNGNKYIDAVEEYDPATNQWTVKQKMPTKRSIHELAAIDNTIYVIGGYNGNYLNIVEAYNISEDLWVQKQSMNTARRSLGVEVVGGMIYAVGGINQSGELKKLEVYDPTTDTWTDKLDMPTPRGYLTFTSAYDLIFSIGGTLQGIPSSAVEMYETPF
- a CDS encoding DivIVA domain-containing protein — encoded protein: MAGEKIFSTSLFGFKKRDVNSYLEKMNREYEEKIRHKEKEIADIKAQYRDIKSKYDELNANINQLQEDRKKIADAIITAQEKAEAIIDEARRQAIDEKKRLEQQVEEEKEKLVDIKQELKGLKYEVVDKLKKYEGELSNIIEE
- a CDS encoding DUF2793 domain-containing protein, giving the protein MTQTIRIRRGTKSEFINYGALEMAELGFCTDTKEVFIGDGVTNHLVGGVMMGTLAERPEASTRGRFYFVESGEGEGVLYFDDGKVWHKISVESLKELNGTLDDIADGVNYKKVKSEDIIDGHVYKVSDGINVKTAAEIKEHIDNPEIHRKINDAGAGNDELWSAAKIKLEIFNAIRGLDWQDSVKSKEVKSVPENPQLHDRYLIPADAEGIFSGKEGQIADWNGSGWDFFTPLTGWAVYVEDENKNYTYNLSGTWVVTGGANQTIETQGGLIGGGSGDVITLAVGEGNGITVSEKEVSVKAHHGIIADINGVSVKIDNTSIVFDEDNGYSLSVGVIDGGTF
- a CDS encoding Cof-type HAD-IIB family hydrolase, whose translation is MYKLVAIDLDGTLLDSTKEISARNKKAIASAIEKGVKIVICSGRVYSGARLYAKQIGSKDPIIACNGAVITEKIDGRIIYSNYLHTEACLRINDIFHKHDLYFHVYAGDTMYTEKLAFTSLKYFEKNKTLPEEDRVDIEVVKDMAAKLKSISGKVLKFVAVSDNRELLKIARYEIEQLKDVDVMSSNYDNFEVLQKGVNKGDALKRLSEYLNIPPSEMIAIGDNENDISMFKYAGLSVAMENGEDFAKEAAQYVTASNNDDGVALAIERFILNK
- a CDS encoding Lrp/AsnC family transcriptional regulator, with amino-acid sequence MDEILEILEKNSKTTAAEIAVMLGKPVEEIEAAIKKYEAENVIVGYSTLINWDKTEREKVTALIEVKVTPQRGLGFDKIADRIYKYPEVTACYLMSGGFDLTVIIEGKTMKEVALFVSEKLAPLESVLSTSTHFVLKKFKDKGIIFEEKPTDRREPIFI
- the prfB gene encoding peptide chain release factor 2 (programmed frameshift); translated protein: MLELEQYRLELLGLKSNLDEMRASLDIARLNDEIVELEHKASEPDFWNDMEKSQKILQRIKTLKSKIDNFEEISSLWEDLLTLSDMGLEEQDESIIPEVGEGLQKVKKRLETLRLETLLTGPYDKNNAILTLHAGAGGTEAQDWVQMLLRMFTRWAENKGYQVEILDYLDGDEAGIKSVTLQIIGENAYGYMKSEKGVHRLVRISPFDASGRRHTSFASLDVMPEIDESIEIDINPEDIKMDVYRASGAGGQHINKTSSAVRLTHIPTGVVVACQTQRSQFQNKETAMKMLKAKLFDIKEREQKEKIEDLKGVQMDIAWGSQIRSYVFCPYTLVKDHRTNYENGNVDAVMDGDLDGFINAYLSMDKKEGKA